One genomic window of Halobellus limi includes the following:
- a CDS encoding NAD(P)/FAD-dependent oxidoreductase encodes MVDVAVVGGGPAGLSAALYAAKNDLETVVFDTDESWMHKAHLFNYPAVRSISGDEFLTVTRGQARDRGATLVEEAVTDVEETDDGFDVSTADDEYTASYVVLATGGDRSLAEGLGCDFTDEDVVDVNLDMETSVEDVYATGAMGRAEKWQAVIAAGDGAAAVLDVLSKEKGEYYHDFDMPSDVPEL; translated from the coding sequence ATGGTAGACGTAGCTGTCGTCGGCGGGGGACCCGCCGGCCTGAGCGCCGCACTGTACGCCGCCAAGAACGACCTCGAAACCGTCGTCTTCGACACCGACGAGTCGTGGATGCACAAGGCGCACCTGTTCAACTACCCCGCCGTGCGGAGCATCAGCGGCGACGAGTTCCTCACTGTCACCCGCGGACAGGCCCGCGACCGCGGCGCGACGCTCGTCGAGGAGGCGGTCACGGACGTCGAGGAGACCGACGACGGGTTCGACGTCTCGACGGCCGACGACGAGTACACCGCGTCGTACGTCGTCCTCGCGACCGGCGGCGACCGGAGCCTCGCGGAGGGTCTCGGCTGCGACTTCACCGACGAGGACGTCGTCGACGTGAATCTCGATATGGAGACGTCGGTCGAGGACGTCTACGCGACCGGCGCGATGGGTCGCGCCGAGAAGTGGCAGGCCGTCATCGCCGCCGGCGACGGCGCGGCCGCCGTCCTCGACGTCCTCTCGAAGGAGAAGGGCGAGTACTACCACGACTTCGATATGCCGTCGGACGTCCCCGAACTGTAG
- a CDS encoding pirin family protein, which produces MSPNESNAAGRVRTGQRVRHGTGVHSNRAFPTDAYPSNLDPFVLFERFYIDPDQGFPMHPHRGFEIVSYMIDGGMEHEDSLGVANTAEAGEAMRITAGAGIRHSEFPAGGAACTGLQLWVNLPRAAKDVDPDYEDASAAELPTERVDGATVTTVVGEGSPIALRTSMEYLDVTVDGDWTWTRPEGWSGFLYGVSGSGTVAVGSEGAGAGFDSAEPLGEGDVLAITDDAPVELRGDGGGDSRGDAAGGSRGDGGDDPRGDDADDWRVVAVAGQPHGEPIRQRGPFVL; this is translated from the coding sequence ATGTCCCCGAACGAGTCGAACGCGGCGGGACGAGTACGCACCGGACAGCGCGTCCGACACGGCACGGGCGTGCACTCGAACCGCGCGTTCCCGACGGACGCCTATCCCTCGAACCTGGACCCCTTCGTCCTATTCGAGCGGTTCTACATCGACCCCGATCAGGGGTTCCCGATGCATCCCCACCGCGGGTTCGAGATCGTCTCGTACATGATCGACGGCGGGATGGAACACGAGGACTCCCTGGGCGTCGCGAACACCGCGGAGGCGGGCGAGGCGATGCGGATCACCGCCGGAGCGGGGATCCGCCACTCGGAGTTCCCGGCGGGCGGGGCAGCCTGTACGGGCCTCCAGCTCTGGGTGAACCTCCCGCGGGCGGCCAAGGACGTCGATCCCGACTACGAGGACGCGAGCGCCGCGGAACTGCCGACCGAGCGCGTCGACGGCGCGACGGTCACGACCGTCGTCGGCGAGGGATCGCCGATCGCGCTTCGGACCTCGATGGAGTACCTGGACGTCACCGTCGACGGCGACTGGACGTGGACCCGGCCCGAGGGCTGGTCGGGGTTCCTCTACGGCGTCTCCGGCTCGGGCACGGTCGCGGTCGGCTCCGAGGGCGCCGGCGCGGGGTTCGATTCGGCGGAACCGCTCGGCGAGGGCGACGTGCTGGCGATAACCGACGACGCACCCGTCGAACTCCGCGGCGACGGTGGGGGCGATTCCCGCGGCGACGCTGCCGGGGGTTCACGCGGCGACGGTGGGGACGACCCCCGCGGCGACGACGCCGACGACTGGCGAGTCGTCGCCGTCGCGGGGCAACCGCACGGCGAGCCGATCCGCCAGCGCGGTCCGTTCGTGTTGTAG
- a CDS encoding DUF7504 family protein, producing MAPHNADRDSDVRIVERPVITSATDPVFSPPSSLEPDTHVLHLDCVFSPQARLQHWSETDVDRLAEVAIVHTGYAVDDATAVEAAGESLGIPTRFTYVGNPGDLSQIGLELVKFCDRTPTDDPTIVYVDSVSLLLQYSSVDAVVSFLERCLELFEQHDVSARLFLTPAVHDPETVERLRSVVPE from the coding sequence ATGGCCCCCCACAACGCAGATCGGGATTCGGATGTCCGCATCGTCGAACGGCCGGTCATCACCAGCGCCACCGATCCCGTCTTCAGTCCGCCCTCGTCGCTCGAACCCGACACCCACGTGCTCCACCTCGATTGCGTGTTCTCCCCGCAGGCGCGCCTGCAGCACTGGTCCGAGACCGACGTCGACCGGCTCGCCGAGGTGGCGATCGTCCACACCGGGTACGCCGTCGACGACGCGACGGCCGTCGAAGCCGCCGGCGAGTCGCTGGGGATTCCCACGCGGTTCACGTACGTCGGCAACCCCGGCGACCTCTCGCAAATCGGGCTCGAACTCGTCAAGTTCTGCGATCGCACTCCAACTGATGACCCGACGATCGTCTACGTGGACTCGGTGTCGCTGCTGCTGCAGTACAGTTCGGTGGACGCCGTGGTCTCCTTTCTCGAGCGGTGTCTCGAGCTGTTCGAACAGCACGACGTCTCGGCCCGACTGTTTCTCACCCCGGCCGTCCACGACCCGGAGACGGTGGAACGACTCCGGTCGGTCGTCCCCGAGTAG
- a CDS encoding HalOD1 output domain-containing protein codes for MSIDLLRRQPFPSEYHLLLFTGLNAAAAGGYLLYSPEPVLWDLLVVLVPLGVSLGLGLFTLRLRRRQLETDQVNRIVKWGWVGTVAAAAIAGWMIALHHVNSAPIGGVIDQTLILISVGIGAGVFVGRTRARTHPAPSPSRRRSAGGRRPVPDRDRVLAENSWVTQPGDDPILETVVQTLADADGVDPLELEPIHTHIDPDLFARLLQQEDSEWQLLFYTDEYAVQISSVGTVTVYEREL; via the coding sequence ATGAGTATCGACCTGCTCCGACGGCAACCGTTCCCGTCGGAGTATCACCTCCTTTTGTTCACCGGTCTGAACGCGGCTGCGGCTGGCGGATACCTCCTGTACTCTCCGGAGCCGGTCCTCTGGGATCTCCTCGTCGTGCTCGTTCCGCTGGGCGTCTCACTCGGACTGGGGCTCTTCACGCTCCGTCTCAGACGGCGACAGCTCGAAACCGACCAGGTGAACCGGATCGTAAAGTGGGGCTGGGTCGGGACGGTGGCCGCCGCCGCGATCGCGGGGTGGATGATCGCGCTGCACCACGTCAACTCGGCTCCGATCGGCGGCGTGATCGATCAGACGCTGATCCTCATCAGCGTCGGTATCGGCGCCGGGGTCTTCGTCGGAAGGACCCGTGCCCGGACGCATCCGGCTCCCTCGCCGTCCCGACGGCGGTCTGCCGGCGGGCGGAGGCCCGTTCCCGATCGGGACCGCGTCCTCGCCGAGAACAGCTGGGTGACGCAACCGGGCGACGATCCGATTCTGGAGACGGTCGTCCAGACGCTGGCCGACGCCGACGGCGTCGATCCGCTCGAACTCGAACCGATCCACACCCACATCGATCCGGACCTCTTCGCACGCCTGCTGCAACAGGAGGACTCGGAGTGGCAACTGCTCTTTTACACCGACGAGTACGCGGTCCAGATCAGTAGCGTGGGTACGGTCACCGTGTACGAACGCGAATTATAA
- a CDS encoding LURP-one-related/scramblase family protein yields MSQFPGSDASSPYDISTVDLTDDRYEVKQSMIRNKYVVRDGAGDVVLRGKQKLFKMKEEFPFVTGDGAEAFTVKAGGILDVAGNYAITDAGTGEEVVVLDEDFSLFVENWTIRDPETGEALATIRSKNKLLSALRHLVSVANLVPNKYEIFDAAGDHVGDIEGQFSLRDTYTVSIDDASNVPKEAVIAAACILDALENQ; encoded by the coding sequence ATGTCCCAGTTCCCCGGGTCCGACGCGTCGTCCCCCTACGACATCTCGACGGTCGATCTCACCGACGACCGCTACGAGGTCAAACAGTCGATGATCCGGAACAAGTACGTCGTCCGCGACGGCGCCGGTGACGTCGTCCTGCGCGGCAAGCAGAAGCTGTTCAAGATGAAAGAGGAGTTCCCCTTCGTCACCGGCGACGGCGCGGAGGCGTTCACGGTGAAGGCCGGCGGCATTCTGGACGTCGCCGGGAACTACGCCATCACGGACGCGGGCACCGGCGAGGAGGTCGTCGTTCTCGACGAGGACTTCTCGCTGTTCGTCGAGAACTGGACGATCCGCGACCCCGAGACGGGGGAGGCGCTCGCGACCATCCGCTCGAAGAACAAGCTCCTCTCGGCGCTCCGACACCTCGTCTCCGTCGCGAACCTCGTCCCGAACAAGTACGAGATCTTCGACGCCGCGGGCGACCACGTCGGCGACATCGAGGGGCAGTTCTCGCTGCGGGACACCTACACGGTCAGCATCGACGACGCCAGCAACGTCCCGAAGGAGGCCGTGATCGCCGCCGCGTGCATCCTCGACGCCCTCGAAAACCAGTGA
- a CDS encoding glycosyltransferase family 4 protein, giving the protein MRVAFVSNVVYPWVTGGAEKRIHEIGTRLTNRGHDVTIYGRHFWDGPEEITHEGITLRAVAPEAELYAGERRSITEALDFAVRAVPPLRRRLREDEHDVVVASVFPYFPVLATELASLRTDTPLVTTWHEVWGEYWEEYLGALAPFGKLTEHLTARTPQHPIAISEITADRLAAIGPDRERIDVVPNGIDVGQIRNAPLPDRGYDVLFAGRLVEHKNVDLLLDAFDAVADDRDVTLGVVGDGPERDRLERERDALTHADRVEFLGFLDDYEDVLGQMRAADVFASPSTREGFGLTFAEAMAADCTVIAADHPDSAADEVVGDAGFLVDPTVESLTETLDAALGGRRPPTDPLNRAQQYDWDAVADRAERAYQRAVAGSW; this is encoded by the coding sequence ATGCGCGTGGCCTTCGTGAGCAACGTCGTCTATCCTTGGGTGACCGGCGGTGCGGAAAAGCGCATCCACGAGATCGGCACCCGACTCACGAACAGGGGCCACGACGTCACGATCTACGGCCGCCACTTCTGGGACGGCCCCGAAGAGATCACCCACGAGGGCATCACCCTCCGTGCCGTCGCCCCCGAGGCCGAACTCTACGCCGGCGAGCGCCGCTCCATCACGGAGGCCCTCGACTTCGCCGTCCGAGCTGTCCCGCCGCTCCGCCGCCGGCTCCGAGAAGACGAACACGACGTCGTCGTCGCCAGCGTCTTTCCGTACTTCCCCGTCCTCGCCACCGAACTCGCGAGCCTCCGGACGGACACGCCGCTGGTCACGACCTGGCACGAGGTCTGGGGCGAATACTGGGAGGAGTACCTCGGCGCACTCGCCCCGTTCGGCAAACTGACCGAACACCTCACCGCCCGTACGCCACAGCACCCGATCGCGATCTCCGAGATCACCGCCGACCGACTCGCGGCCATCGGTCCCGACAGAGAACGGATCGACGTCGTCCCGAACGGTATCGACGTCGGACAGATCCGGAACGCCCCGCTGCCCGACCGGGGCTACGACGTGCTCTTCGCCGGCCGGCTCGTCGAACACAAGAACGTCGACCTCCTCCTCGACGCCTTCGACGCGGTCGCCGACGACCGCGACGTCACGCTCGGCGTCGTCGGCGACGGCCCCGAGCGCGACCGCCTCGAACGCGAGCGCGACGCACTCACCCACGCCGACCGCGTGGAGTTCCTCGGCTTCCTCGACGACTACGAGGACGTCCTCGGTCAGATGCGCGCCGCCGACGTCTTCGCCTCCCCCAGCACGAGGGAGGGCTTCGGGCTCACCTTCGCGGAGGCGATGGCCGCAGATTGCACCGTTATCGCGGCCGACCACCCCGACTCCGCGGCCGACGAAGTCGTCGGCGACGCCGGCTTTCTCGTCGATCCCACGGTCGAATCCCTCACGGAGACGCTCGACGCCGCCTTGGGAGGGAGACGACCGCCGACGGATCCCCTCAACCGCGCCCAGCAGTACGACTGGGATGCCGTCGCCGACCGGGCTGAGCGGGCCTACCAACGCGCCGTAGCGGGGTCGTGGTAG